The Nitrospirota bacterium genome contains a region encoding:
- a CDS encoding ABC transporter permease has translation MEFNAIYVIVAREFKKFIRERSRLVSALARPLVWLFLVGAGMSRLVPPVDGVSYMQFIFPGILGMTILFSSMFSSISIIWDKEFGFMKEILVAPVSRLSIVIGKALSGSIISTLQAVIVLLLFPLLGLKLGAADIISAVVICMLVSFSVSAFGIVIATFYESYESFSAIMNFIIMPMFFLSGAMYPVKLLPEALRFAAKLNPLTYGVDALKHVISPLAQGPMSPDFSLVTDLAVIVVLSVIFVFAGVKAFERRG, from the coding sequence ATGGAATTTAATGCGATATACGTTATAGTTGCGCGGGAGTTTAAGAAGTTTATAAGGGAAAGGTCCAGGCTTGTCTCTGCGTTAGCAAGGCCATTGGTATGGCTTTTCCTTGTCGGCGCCGGGATGTCAAGGCTTGTTCCGCCCGTTGACGGCGTTTCATATATGCAATTCATATTTCCGGGCATATTGGGCATGACAATTTTATTCAGCTCAATGTTCTCCTCAATCTCTATTATCTGGGATAAAGAGTTCGGGTTCATGAAAGAGATCCTTGTCGCTCCAGTGTCAAGGCTTTCAATTGTCATAGGTAAGGCATTAAGCGGAAGCATTATATCAACGCTTCAGGCTGTGATTGTACTTTTGCTTTTCCCTCTTCTTGGGCTTAAGCTCGGCGCAGCAGATATAATCAGCGCAGTAGTTATATGTATGCTTGTGTCTTTCTCGGTGTCTGCCTTTGGAATAGTGATAGCAACTTTTTATGAAAGTTATGAAAGTTTCAGTGCAATTATGAATTTCATCATCATGCCGATGTTCTTTCTCTCGGGCGCAATGTATCCTGTAAAGCTTCTGCCTGAAGCTTTGAGGTTTGCAGCCAAGCTTAATCCTCTCACTTACGGCGTGGATGCGCTGAAGCATGTGATTTCTCCGCTTGCACAGGGACCGATGAGCCCTGATTTCAGCCTTGTTACTGACCTTGCGGTTATTGTTGTGCTGTCGGTTATCTTTGTTTTTGCCGGAGTAAAGGCATTTGAGAGAAGAGGGTAG
- a CDS encoding ABC transporter ATP-binding protein codes for MPIIKVENLVKRFGSITAVNNISFNVEEGAIFGFLGPNGAGKTTTISILCTLLVPTSGNAFVNGYDCEKESSSVRKSIGIVFQDTTLDKDLTAEENLLFHAYLYNVEKAERRKRVDDVLKLVDLFSRKDDLVKKFSGGMKRRLEVARGLIHRPKVLFLDEPTLGLDPQSRSSLWEFITALPGKYGVTIFMTTHYMDEAEVCDNIAIIDNGNIIAMDSPEELKKVIGGDVIYLKTRDNAKAADVIKSALDIDASIRDGELFISTVRGDTCIPELIRTLGDSVLSVRLQRPTLNDVFLKLTGKAIRDEEGTNTDTIKAEVRAYRRRHGI; via the coding sequence ATGCCGATAATTAAGGTTGAGAATTTAGTAAAAAGATTTGGCAGCATTACTGCTGTAAATAACATCTCCTTTAATGTTGAGGAAGGCGCAATATTCGGCTTCCTCGGGCCTAACGGCGCAGGAAAGACAACAACGATAAGCATCCTCTGCACCCTGCTTGTGCCAACTTCAGGGAATGCTTTTGTGAATGGATATGACTGCGAAAAAGAATCCTCATCCGTAAGAAAATCAATCGGCATAGTGTTTCAGGATACAACTCTTGATAAAGACCTCACTGCTGAGGAAAACCTCTTATTCCATGCGTATCTCTATAACGTTGAAAAAGCCGAACGCAGAAAAAGGGTTGATGACGTCTTGAAGCTTGTTGATTTATTCAGCAGAAAAGATGACCTTGTTAAGAAATTTTCCGGCGGCATGAAGAGAAGGCTTGAAGTTGCAAGGGGGCTGATACACAGGCCGAAGGTGTTGTTTCTGGACGAACCGACACTGGGGCTGGATCCGCAGAGCAGATCAAGTCTATGGGAATTCATAACAGCGCTTCCCGGAAAATACGGAGTGACAATCTTCATGACAACGCATTATATGGATGAGGCAGAGGTCTGCGATAACATAGCCATTATTGATAATGGAAACATTATTGCAATGGACAGTCCCGAAGAACTCAAGAAAGTAATAGGCGGAGATGTCATATATCTGAAAACAAGGGATAATGCAAAGGCAGCGGATGTGATAAAGAGCGCGCTGGATATTGACGCATCAATAAGGGACGGCGAGCTTTTTATTTCAACAGTCAGAGGAGATACGTGCATTCCCGAACTTATAAGAACACTCGGCGACAGCGTTTTGTCTGTGAGGCTACAGAGGCCGACTCTTAATGATGTTTTTTTAAAACTGACCGGGAAGGCGATAAGAGACGAGGAGGGCACGAATACGGATACTATAAAAGCTGAGGTTAGGGCGTACAGGAGAAGGCATGGAATTTAA
- a CDS encoding ABC transporter permease — MDVIEIIRVSRDSLMGNRVRSFLTMLGVVIGVASVIMLVSIGEGARSYIGRELGNLGTNILIVVPGKTSAKGGFHPPAATTVRKLVYDDALIIKKRSRHIQDAVPLILGTSKIKYLNQSRDNSVVGITETYFEIRNLSVESGRFISASDVDSRRKVCVLGRTVKKDLFGDKNALGALVAIGDGKYRAIGVMEKKGVTLGIDFDDIVFIPTTAAQELFDTDSLFNITVKVRSATEIDAAKEDIRQILMKRHAGREDFTIMSQDEMVAVMGKILNIMTAVLAGIAAISLLVGGIGIMNIMLVSVRERTREIGIRKALGAKNRDILLQFLIESVTLSLIGGTVGILFAGLLSLVIPYFVEFLPTHLALWSVIVAFLFSAAVGIFFGVYPARKASLYDPIKALRYE, encoded by the coding sequence GTGGATGTTATTGAGATTATAAGGGTTTCAAGGGACTCTCTTATGGGCAACAGGGTAAGGTCGTTCCTTACAATGCTTGGTGTTGTTATCGGGGTTGCATCCGTTATTATGCTTGTTTCAATAGGCGAGGGCGCAAGGTCCTACATAGGCAGAGAGCTTGGCAATCTCGGAACGAACATATTGATTGTAGTGCCGGGCAAAACTTCTGCCAAGGGAGGTTTTCATCCGCCTGCCGCAACTACGGTCAGAAAACTTGTCTATGATGATGCTCTAATAATTAAAAAACGTTCCAGGCATATTCAAGACGCAGTTCCGCTGATTCTTGGCACCTCCAAGATTAAATATCTGAACCAGAGCAGGGATAATTCTGTAGTGGGGATTACGGAAACTTATTTTGAAATCAGAAACCTGTCAGTTGAATCAGGCAGGTTTATCAGCGCATCGGATGTTGATTCAAGAAGAAAAGTATGTGTTCTCGGAAGGACAGTGAAGAAGGACCTTTTCGGAGATAAAAATGCGCTCGGCGCCCTTGTGGCAATAGGCGACGGCAAATACCGGGCCATAGGCGTGATGGAAAAGAAGGGTGTTACGCTTGGAATTGATTTTGATGACATCGTGTTTATACCTACAACTGCTGCGCAGGAATTGTTTGATACCGACAGCCTGTTTAATATAACTGTCAAGGTCAGAAGCGCAACAGAAATAGACGCCGCAAAAGAGGACATAAGGCAGATACTGATGAAAAGACATGCAGGCAGGGAAGACTTTACGATAATGAGTCAGGATGAGATGGTTGCCGTGATGGGCAAGATATTGAATATAATGACTGCTGTGCTTGCAGGCATAGCTGCAATTTCATTGCTTGTCGGCGGGATAGGAATAATGAATATAATGCTTGTCTCAGTGAGAGAAAGGACGCGGGAAATAGGCATAAGAAAGGCGCTTGGCGCAAAGAACAGGGATATTTTATTGCAGTTTCTGATAGAGTCCGTTACTCTGAGCCTTATAGGAGGAACAGTGGGTATTCTGTTTGCCGGCTTGCTCTCTCTTGTCATCCCTTATTTTGTTGAATTTCTTCCGACACATCTGGCCCTGTGGTCTGTTATTGTCGCTTTTTTGTTTTCAGCGGCAGTTGGAATATTCTTCGGCGTATATCCGGCAAGAAAGGCGTCGCTGTATGATCCCATAAAAGCGTTGAGATATGAGTGA
- a CDS encoding ABC transporter ATP-binding protein, with product MMSLRNIRKSYVLPKVTVEVLRGIDMEVAEKDFVAVMGPSGSGKSTLLHIIGCLDRPTSGQYLLLDVDVSRKTDNELAEIRNRKIGFVFQSFNLLPKLIAWKNVELPLLYGGVEPNTRKKKAFEMLEKLGLSHRAEHYPSELSGGEQQRVAIARALINGPAIILADEPTGNLDSRSGKEIIETFKNLNKEGVTIVVVTHEKDIAEQAGKIITIRDGVCQSGCY from the coding sequence GTGATGTCGCTCAGGAACATAAGGAAGTCGTATGTGCTGCCAAAGGTGACAGTAGAGGTCTTAAGGGGCATAGACATGGAAGTCGCAGAGAAGGATTTTGTGGCTGTGATGGGACCCTCAGGCTCAGGGAAATCAACGCTCCTTCATATCATCGGCTGTCTTGACAGGCCGACATCAGGGCAATATCTGCTCCTTGATGTTGATGTCAGCCGAAAAACAGACAACGAACTTGCAGAGATAAGAAACAGAAAAATCGGCTTTGTATTTCAGAGTTTTAATCTTCTTCCGAAACTTATTGCATGGAAAAATGTCGAACTGCCTCTGCTTTATGGCGGGGTGGAGCCTAATACAAGGAAAAAAAAAGCGTTTGAAATGCTTGAGAAACTCGGCCTTTCTCACAGGGCAGAGCATTATCCGAGCGAACTTTCAGGAGGGGAGCAGCAGAGAGTTGCAATTGCAAGGGCGCTCATAAACGGCCCTGCGATAATACTTGCGGATGAGCCCACCGGAAACCTTGACAGCCGTTCGGGAAAAGAAATCATAGAGACATTTAAAAATTTAAATAAGGAAGGCGTAACGATTGTGGTTGTTACCCATGAGAAAGATATTGCTGAACAGGCAGGGAAGATAATAACAATAAGAGACGGGGTTTGCCAGAGTGGATGTTATTGA
- a CDS encoding efflux RND transporter periplasmic adaptor subunit, with protein sequence MSFYRKRSFWFLSAIILLVMFFILKRTFSAVDVKTAPVNRQELAITVTATSTGTIKSETEVKITAQRIGKITKLFVEEGSIVKPGSMIAELDPEEAHLNLNISLASIDKAKSILKEAETRLKRFSDLREKGYISHIDFDSVQKEYNVAYASVKEAESSLSLAKLNYDYSFIKSPISGVVTSRPVKVGETTAKGALVVHVVAMDDLYIEAFIDEADVAKVKLRQQANITMDAYQGNVFKGEIYRISPVVLGGKQETRTFEVRTRLKEKQIIIKPGMSADVEIIVDNIKNALVVPSHALMEKNNRKFIFIKKCSTAKLIPVETGQFNWNFTEITSGVKEGDTVIINPDAQGLADGRRVREKKKTE encoded by the coding sequence ATGTCTTTTTACAGAAAGCGGAGTTTCTGGTTTCTTTCGGCAATAATCCTTTTGGTAATGTTTTTTATCCTCAAGAGAACCTTCAGCGCAGTTGATGTTAAAACAGCGCCTGTAAACAGGCAGGAGCTTGCGATTACGGTAACTGCCACTTCAACAGGGACCATAAAATCAGAAACAGAGGTTAAGATTACGGCACAGAGAATAGGGAAGATTACAAAGCTCTTTGTTGAAGAGGGCAGTATAGTTAAGCCCGGCTCAATGATAGCAGAGCTTGACCCTGAGGAGGCGCATCTGAACCTTAATATTTCACTTGCCTCCATAGACAAGGCAAAATCAATTCTGAAGGAGGCCGAGACAAGATTAAAGAGATTCAGCGACCTGAGGGAAAAGGGATATATCTCTCATATAGATTTTGATTCAGTACAGAAAGAATATAATGTCGCTTATGCAAGCGTAAAAGAGGCGGAGAGTTCGCTTTCGCTTGCAAAGCTTAACTATGATTATTCGTTTATAAAATCTCCGATATCAGGCGTAGTAACATCAAGGCCTGTCAAGGTTGGCGAGACAACTGCAAAGGGCGCTTTAGTGGTGCATGTTGTCGCTATGGATGACCTTTATATAGAGGCGTTTATAGATGAGGCTGATGTTGCAAAGGTTAAACTGAGGCAGCAGGCTAATATCACTATGGATGCGTATCAGGGAAATGTTTTTAAAGGTGAAATCTACCGGATATCGCCTGTGGTCCTTGGCGGCAAGCAGGAAACAAGGACCTTTGAGGTAAGGACACGGCTTAAAGAAAAACAAATCATTATAAAACCGGGGATGTCTGCTGATGTGGAGATTATTGTGGACAACATTAAAAATGCGCTTGTGGTTCCATCCCATGCGCTTATGGAGAAAAACAACAGGAAGTTTATTTTTATTAAAAAATGTTCAACAGCAAAACTTATTCCTGTTGAAACAGGGCAGTTCAACTGGAATTTTACAGAGATAACATCAGGCGTTAAAGAGGGTGATACAGTGATTATCAATCCTGATGCGCAGGGACTTGCTGACGGCAGGAGAGTAAGAGAGAAGAAAAAAACAGAGTGA
- a CDS encoding UbiA family prenyltransferase: MLVFEKIVLYLKMIKFSHSIFALPFAFTGAILAASGIPSLKQIFWIVVAMVSARSGAMGLNRIIDIKIDASNPRTANRELPSGKIKMSNAVLFAAISFAILIFAAYMLNPLCLKLSPIAIAVLFIYSYTKRFTWLSHIVLGIAISAAPVGAWIAVRGTFNAEILPMAFTVIFWLAGFDVLYALQDIEFDRSLGLYSIPARFGVKDSLLFSRIFHVIAWGLLALTGLFFNLGIFYWIGMAASGGLFIYEHSLVKPDDLSRLDMAFFNMNGYISMTVFVFTLLDYLV, translated from the coding sequence TTGCTTGTGTTTGAAAAAATAGTCTTATATCTGAAGATGATTAAGTTTTCCCATTCCATCTTTGCGCTGCCATTTGCATTTACTGGCGCGATACTTGCCGCATCGGGCATCCCTTCGCTAAAGCAGATATTCTGGATTGTCGTTGCAATGGTCAGTGCGCGGTCAGGCGCAATGGGATTGAACAGGATTATTGACATAAAGATTGACGCTTCAAATCCAAGGACAGCTAATCGCGAGTTGCCCTCCGGCAAGATAAAGATGTCCAATGCTGTTTTATTTGCAGCTATTTCATTTGCCATTCTTATCTTTGCCGCATATATGCTGAACCCCCTCTGCCTCAAACTCTCGCCGATTGCCATTGCAGTGCTTTTTATCTATTCATATACAAAAAGATTCACATGGCTCTCGCATATTGTCCTCGGTATTGCAATCTCTGCCGCACCTGTCGGAGCATGGATTGCAGTAAGAGGCACATTTAATGCTGAGATTTTGCCAATGGCATTTACAGTTATTTTCTGGCTTGCGGGTTTTGACGTTCTTTACGCTCTTCAGGATATTGAATTTGATAGGTCATTAGGCCTTTACTCTATTCCCGCAAGATTCGGCGTCAAAGACTCGCTGCTTTTTTCAAGGATATTTCATGTTATCGCATGGGGACTGCTTGCGCTTACGGGCTTATTCTTTAATCTCGGGATATTTTATTGGATAGGAATGGCTGCATCGGGAGGGCTTTTTATATATGAACATTCTCTCGTGAAGCCAGATGACCTGAGCAGGCTTGATATGGCTTTTTTCAATATGAACGGATATATAAGTATGACAGTGTTTGTGTTTACGCTTCTTGATTATCTTGTTTAA